One Gloeothece verrucosa PCC 7822 DNA window includes the following coding sequences:
- a CDS encoding roadblock/LC7 domain-containing protein: MPLLVEQLIYTSFSKIGFKCFTSELIPLVIKRAFTEQIVNQHWNTYEPPEAGFRAAYLHQISPSQTLFGWLYNDGPDDFGRSNIPYFICYYIAENLTPFQLDKIITCLETGPVDIIDRKDPPEHLDNLLIPDFCLYEAPIRGVAIGSEIRQQSHNNLKQNKLINLFVSGEKSTLIQAKETVIQSHSTKSQLGSNSTHTTLDLPSVSAPGINSQISSSTNKLEEILQELATKPIGIEGVVLVSVEGYPIIPSINIDDNTALIIAGTMLYLAKSAEEEFGWQQIENISIKGPQGHIILAICNLEMFLLVKAGKAVTGLLEAEIKRTIKKLNAAMEVPQAQKALTPKPPQTSPDLKEKNNSVPAEDETFLPEMTEDVSLKVDQDIRYRGRRTNL; encoded by the coding sequence ATGCCTTTGCTTGTTGAGCAACTTATTTACACCAGCTTCTCTAAAATCGGGTTTAAGTGTTTCACGAGTGAACTGATCCCGTTAGTCATTAAACGAGCTTTCACTGAACAGATTGTCAATCAGCACTGGAATACTTATGAGCCACCAGAAGCCGGTTTCCGAGCCGCTTACCTCCATCAGATCTCGCCGAGTCAAACCCTATTTGGCTGGCTCTATAATGATGGCCCCGATGACTTTGGGCGCTCGAATATACCCTATTTTATTTGCTACTATATTGCTGAAAATTTAACCCCTTTCCAACTCGATAAAATTATCACCTGTTTAGAAACCGGTCCAGTAGATATTATAGACCGTAAAGATCCCCCCGAGCATTTAGATAATTTGTTGATTCCTGATTTTTGCCTCTATGAAGCCCCCATACGAGGAGTGGCTATTGGTTCGGAGATTCGTCAACAATCTCACAATAACTTAAAACAGAATAAACTGATTAATTTATTTGTATCTGGGGAGAAAAGTACCCTAATTCAAGCTAAAGAAACCGTTATTCAATCTCATTCAACGAAATCTCAACTAGGAAGCAATTCTACTCACACTACCTTAGATTTACCTTCAGTCAGCGCTCCCGGGATTAACTCTCAAATTTCCTCATCAACCAATAAACTCGAAGAAATTTTACAAGAATTAGCCACAAAACCCATTGGCATTGAGGGAGTTGTGCTGGTTTCTGTGGAAGGATATCCGATTATTCCCTCCATTAATATAGATGACAATACAGCCTTAATTATTGCTGGAACAATGCTTTATTTAGCCAAAAGCGCGGAAGAAGAGTTTGGTTGGCAACAGATAGAGAATATATCGATCAAAGGTCCACAGGGTCATATCATCTTAGCCATTTGTAATTTAGAGATGTTTTTGTTAGTAAAAGCCGGCAAAGCGGTTACAGGCTTATTAGAAGCAGAGATTAAACGCACAATTAAAAAGTTGAATGCAGCGATGGAAGTGCCACAAGCTCAAAAAGCACTGACCCCCAAGCCGCCTCAAACTTCACCAGATTTGAAAGAAAAAAACAACTCTGTGCCGGCAGAAGATGAAACATTTTTACCAGAGATGACAGAAGATGTCTCTTTAAAAGTGGATCAAGACATCCGCTATCGAGGTCGTCGAACTAACCTTTAA
- a CDS encoding GumC family protein: MEEIGIATRLLNNSTAKITQLRVTRQTPKIEYEKNFTERPFWKVVTHRIGVIIAVTIGVTAGVGVWTFQQTPRYVGKFQLLVASGDNPPALNQLPAPDVSGNTVEYDTQIEVLRSPKILKPILQKISPHYRDLDDKGLAQKPKNKEEPLKIIRLPQTKILEISYEDNNPKKIIFVLNNLADAYLKYAREVKQSELKAAIEFVNIQLPKYQQQVSQYEQKLQKVREKYNILDPQAQANELSKQLLYLQTELLNTQVQLKETTSLYQNLEKQVGLKPQEALNSSYLSESPRYQYLLNQLQQVEIELAKQATIFVDDSPIIQTLKEKQANLQSLLKEESKKILGDQPSEQINPSNNHLDSPSAVRLALNQQLVQSANQIQVLQTRSSVLQKQIENVKKQLEKIPEIAKQYTELQRKIQVANESLSRFLEAQEKIQIKAAQKMSPWELLSSPELLKEPIYPNPMRNLSLGLVGGILLGMVAAVGLEKLDNKFHSGQEIKEATPLPILGYIPFQRNLNNLKPGHKHALWHSNLNLGQPGNEPSNLPRKPLQSFHYFSAFLEACMSMYANISLLDSEPLKSIVISSATAGEGKSTIALYLAQVAAVMGQRVLLVEANLRKPQYYQWVDVPQPEGLNEVLTLGLEVAKAIQKVPQWENLSVLMAGDEAANPTGLLASEKMGQLIEQFHQDSQYDLVIYDTPPILGFPDAKILAASTEGLILVTKMGKTERQAFKDCLDELKMSAISLLGLVANGVSRHR, translated from the coding sequence ATGGAGGAGATCGGTATTGCTACGCGATTGCTAAACAACAGCACCGCGAAAATAACTCAACTTCGAGTGACAAGACAGACCCCAAAAATTGAATACGAAAAAAATTTCACAGAGCGTCCTTTTTGGAAAGTCGTCACCCATCGAATCGGTGTGATTATCGCTGTAACCATTGGGGTAACCGCCGGGGTCGGAGTTTGGACATTTCAACAAACTCCCAGGTATGTAGGAAAATTTCAGTTATTAGTAGCATCCGGAGATAACCCGCCTGCGCTCAATCAGTTACCGGCCCCAGACGTAAGTGGGAATACAGTAGAATATGATACTCAAATAGAAGTTTTACGCAGTCCGAAAATCCTCAAACCAATTTTGCAAAAAATTTCTCCTCACTATCGAGATTTAGACGACAAAGGTTTAGCTCAAAAGCCAAAAAATAAAGAAGAACCCCTCAAAATAATTCGCTTACCCCAAACGAAAATTTTAGAGATCTCTTACGAAGATAACAATCCGAAAAAAATTATTTTTGTTCTTAATAATCTTGCCGATGCCTATTTGAAATATGCAAGAGAAGTCAAACAGTCTGAACTTAAAGCCGCCATTGAATTTGTCAACATTCAGTTGCCCAAATATCAGCAACAAGTGTCTCAATATGAGCAAAAATTACAAAAAGTTAGGGAAAAATATAATATCCTTGACCCTCAAGCGCAGGCCAATGAGTTATCAAAACAATTGCTTTACTTACAAACGGAACTGTTAAATACCCAAGTCCAACTGAAGGAAACAACATCTTTATATCAAAATTTGGAAAAACAGGTGGGATTAAAGCCCCAGGAAGCCTTAAATTCAAGCTATCTAAGTGAATCTCCCCGTTATCAATACTTACTGAACCAATTACAGCAAGTAGAAATAGAACTGGCGAAACAGGCGACAATTTTTGTTGACGATAGTCCCATCATCCAAACCCTTAAGGAAAAACAAGCTAATTTACAGTCCCTACTCAAAGAAGAATCGAAGAAAATTTTAGGCGATCAACCATCAGAACAAATCAATCCTAGCAATAATCACCTCGATTCTCCGAGTGCTGTGCGTTTAGCTCTCAATCAGCAATTAGTTCAATCAGCCAATCAAATCCAAGTCTTACAGACACGAAGCTCGGTTTTACAAAAACAAATAGAAAATGTCAAAAAACAGCTAGAAAAAATCCCAGAAATAGCCAAGCAGTACACAGAACTGCAAAGAAAAATTCAGGTGGCTAATGAAAGTTTAAGCCGCTTTTTAGAGGCTCAAGAAAAAATTCAAATTAAAGCGGCTCAAAAAATGTCACCTTGGGAATTACTCTCTAGTCCAGAACTTTTAAAAGAGCCAATTTATCCCAATCCAATGCGGAATTTAAGTTTAGGGCTAGTGGGAGGAATTTTATTAGGAATGGTAGCGGCTGTTGGGCTTGAGAAACTCGATAATAAGTTTCATTCGGGCCAAGAAATTAAAGAAGCCACCCCATTACCTATTCTGGGATATATTCCTTTTCAAAGAAACCTGAATAATCTTAAGCCGGGTCACAAACACGCCTTATGGCATTCTAATCTTAACCTCGGGCAACCCGGGAATGAGCCTTCAAACTTACCGAGAAAACCCCTTCAATCATTTCATTATTTTTCGGCTTTTCTAGAAGCTTGTATGTCGATGTATGCCAACATTTCTTTGTTGGACAGTGAACCATTAAAGTCAATTGTGATTAGTTCAGCCACAGCAGGAGAAGGAAAATCCACTATCGCTTTATATTTAGCTCAAGTGGCGGCTGTCATGGGACAGAGAGTTTTACTCGTAGAAGCCAATTTAAGAAAGCCTCAGTATTATCAATGGGTAGATGTTCCTCAGCCAGAGGGATTAAATGAAGTGCTTACTCTAGGATTAGAGGTCGCTAAAGCGATTCAAAAAGTTCCTCAATGGGAAAATTTATCGGTCTTGATGGCGGGTGACGAGGCGGCTAATCCAACTGGGTTACTGGCTAGTGAAAAAATGGGACAACTCATCGAGCAATTCCATCAAGATAGTCAGTATGATTTGGTCATTTATGATACTCCCCCTATACTCGGCTTTCCTGATGCTAAGATTTTAGCCGCTTCGACGGAAGGATTGATTTTAGTGACTAAGATGGGCAAAACTGAGCGTCAAGCCTTTAAAGATTGTTTAGATGAGTTAAAAATGTCTGCTATTTCCCTGTTAGGGTTAGTGGCTAATGGGGTAAGTCGTCACCGTTAA
- a CDS encoding polysaccharide biosynthesis/export family protein: MVGQVFPSYPVKASILTLVWLLAAPLSAFAQPIAPKKTVPTLSNTPSPAQTSGVSAERVPHPNQDTDYILGGGDGITVTVFQVPEFSGQYLILVDGTISAPLVGRVKLAGLTVSQASQLLSQLYTPYLKRPFVTVNVTTPRPLQIAVAGEVNSPGSYTLTPGGQTPLVTDLIREAGGLTTVADISQVQLRRVVNGKEKTWTLNLWELIQQGNLNQDLTVRDGDVIVVPTKENISEVETRQLSDANFGIRADQELNVAVVGEVYRPGAYKVTPQQVSVAAGSGTTAQSAKRQPPRLSLALQLAGGIKPLADLRQIEVRRFNRNTTQQTIKVDLWNLLATGDITQDIILQEGDTIVVPTASEVAPAESQTLAMASFAPLTIKVNVVGEVLRPGVVDVQPDTPLNQAIMTAGGFDKRRANRSEIVLIRLNPNGTVTKRKIPIDFAAGIAGENNPPLRNNDIVIVNRNGITATTDTLNTVLSPLGTISGFANFVNIFTGNN, encoded by the coding sequence ATGGTTGGTCAAGTCTTCCCTAGTTATCCTGTTAAAGCATCGATTCTAACTCTGGTGTGGTTACTAGCCGCTCCTTTATCTGCCTTCGCTCAACCAATTGCTCCCAAGAAAACCGTCCCCACCTTGTCTAACACCCCCTCACCAGCACAAACTTCTGGGGTCAGTGCGGAACGAGTTCCGCACCCCAATCAAGATACGGATTATATTTTAGGAGGAGGCGATGGTATTACTGTGACCGTCTTTCAAGTCCCAGAATTTAGTGGACAATATTTGATCCTAGTCGATGGAACCATTAGCGCTCCTTTGGTCGGTAGAGTGAAATTAGCAGGGTTAACTGTATCCCAAGCGAGTCAACTCCTCTCACAACTTTATACACCTTATTTAAAACGCCCTTTTGTCACGGTGAATGTTACTACCCCCCGTCCCTTGCAAATTGCCGTGGCCGGAGAAGTCAATAGTCCAGGTTCTTATACATTAACCCCAGGAGGGCAAACGCCTTTAGTCACTGATTTAATTCGAGAAGCCGGTGGACTTACCACAGTGGCCGATATTAGTCAAGTGCAATTGCGACGAGTGGTCAACGGAAAAGAAAAAACATGGACTCTGAATTTATGGGAACTCATTCAACAGGGAAATTTAAATCAAGATTTAACTGTACGCGATGGAGACGTGATCGTTGTTCCCACCAAAGAAAACATTTCTGAGGTAGAAACTCGACAACTATCCGATGCTAATTTTGGGATTCGGGCCGATCAAGAGCTTAATGTAGCTGTCGTCGGAGAAGTCTATCGTCCTGGTGCTTATAAAGTGACCCCACAACAAGTATCAGTGGCAGCCGGTTCAGGCACTACCGCTCAATCAGCCAAACGACAACCGCCAAGACTCTCTTTAGCCCTGCAACTGGCAGGAGGTATTAAACCTTTGGCAGATCTTCGTCAAATTGAAGTTCGTCGCTTTAATCGAAACACGACTCAGCAAACAATTAAGGTAGATTTATGGAATCTGTTGGCAACCGGTGATATCACCCAAGATATTATTTTACAAGAAGGAGACACCATCGTTGTTCCCACAGCTAGTGAAGTGGCTCCTGCTGAATCACAAACCTTAGCTATGGCTAGTTTTGCTCCCTTGACTATTAAAGTTAATGTGGTGGGTGAAGTTCTTAGACCTGGAGTCGTTGATGTTCAACCAGATACGCCTTTGAATCAGGCCATTATGACCGCCGGTGGATTTGATAAAAGACGCGCTAATCGTTCAGAAATTGTGCTAATTCGTCTTAATCCTAATGGAACTGTGACTAAACGAAAGATTCCTATAGATTTTGCCGCAGGGATTGCAGGAGAAAATAATCCACCTTTACGCAATAATGACATTGTGATCGTCAACCGCAATGGCATAACCGCGACAACAGATACCCTAAACACGGTACTGAGTCCCTTGGGGACTATATCAGGATTCGCTAACTTTGTTAACATATTTACAGGTAACAACTAA
- a CDS encoding TIGR02450 family Trp-rich protein: MSQKQKFPHLLGSKWTAKQTHWGWRHFQVINRKNQGKWVFAEMIASVDPSVRFWVNAKQLKDKTLWDAGWKTLEEIQHPEQEPDDLEIFS, from the coding sequence ATGTCTCAAAAACAAAAGTTTCCTCACCTATTAGGTTCTAAGTGGACAGCTAAACAAACCCACTGGGGTTGGCGGCATTTCCAAGTGATCAATCGCAAAAATCAAGGAAAATGGGTTTTTGCGGAAATGATCGCTTCAGTTGATCCCTCAGTCCGTTTTTGGGTTAACGCTAAACAGCTTAAGGATAAAACCCTTTGGGATGCGGGTTGGAAAACCCTCGAAGAAATACAACACCCCGAGCAGGAGCCAGATGATTTAGAAATTTTTAGTTGA
- a CDS encoding GTPase family protein, translated as MIRLKLWQWIILATPLVGIIGFIVFAAGQQIHTWGINWIWGVFILILAIWRWLLAKWTQPVIQEMESVLNQVNQELEISLENSQEIIAKEDIIKQAEAALEKVLKDTQNDPPMWEDWQTFWGRCQELVTAIANIFYPEVKYPLLNIYVPQAYTLIRGTVDDLDLWMQKLSPALNQVSIGQAVQAYEVYQKLEPSARKLLQAWNWAQWLLNPAAAVAKIASERYNNQAGQQLIVNLGQILREAALRNLCHQALALYGHTTINLPIPEASKPALPKAKTQTLREILTQAEPVEEVEQKPLNILVVGRTGAGKSSLINTLFQSELAEVDVLPSTEQISQYHWKSKSGDHLSLWDTPGYEQVKREDLRELVLDYATTADLLLLINPALDPALQMDVDFLKDIREQLSDLPIITVVTQVDRLRPIREWEPPYNWQWGDRPKEIAIREAVEYRALRLAQLNLEPTLGQQIQVLPVVTRDFPSDRPDWGVDMLSLALISAIAPASQLRLARFLRNLEARTLAATQIIDHYTFQMTTTQGVTALLKSPVLKFLATLSTGSPTLAYVLAEQIPVEQLPVVIGKLQMAYDLFNLLNTNKTSNFDLLALWPLLLENPTSPERNAWAFGHALVEYWTKDLTIAQLRERFQYYISHTGLNVN; from the coding sequence ATGATTCGTTTAAAATTATGGCAATGGATTATCTTAGCAACCCCACTGGTAGGAATCATCGGATTTATCGTCTTTGCCGCCGGGCAACAAATACACACTTGGGGCATTAATTGGATCTGGGGAGTCTTTATTTTGATCTTGGCAATTTGGCGATGGTTACTGGCCAAATGGACTCAACCGGTTATACAAGAGATGGAATCTGTCCTCAACCAAGTTAACCAAGAACTAGAAATCTCCCTAGAAAATTCCCAAGAAATTATCGCCAAAGAAGATATTATCAAACAAGCCGAAGCCGCCTTAGAAAAAGTCCTCAAAGACACCCAAAACGATCCCCCTATGTGGGAAGACTGGCAAACCTTTTGGGGGCGATGTCAAGAACTCGTCACCGCGATCGCCAATATTTTTTATCCCGAGGTTAAATATCCCCTCTTAAATATCTACGTACCCCAAGCTTACACTCTCATACGAGGCACAGTAGACGACCTAGATTTGTGGATGCAAAAATTATCTCCTGCCCTCAATCAAGTTAGCATTGGGCAAGCTGTACAGGCTTATGAAGTCTATCAAAAATTAGAACCCTCTGCCCGCAAACTCTTACAAGCTTGGAATTGGGCCCAGTGGTTATTAAATCCCGCCGCCGCCGTCGCTAAAATCGCTAGTGAACGTTACAATAACCAAGCCGGTCAACAATTAATCGTTAATTTAGGGCAAATCTTGCGAGAAGCCGCCTTAAGAAATCTCTGCCACCAAGCCCTCGCCCTCTACGGCCATACTACCATTAATCTACCCATACCCGAAGCTTCTAAACCCGCCTTACCCAAAGCCAAAACCCAAACCCTACGAGAGATTCTCACCCAGGCTGAACCGGTTGAAGAGGTAGAACAAAAACCCCTTAATATTTTAGTGGTGGGAAGAACCGGTGCCGGCAAAAGTAGCCTGATCAATACCCTATTTCAATCTGAATTAGCCGAAGTGGATGTATTACCCAGTACCGAGCAAATTTCGCAGTACCATTGGAAGTCAAAAAGCGGCGATCATCTCAGCCTTTGGGATACTCCCGGTTATGAACAAGTCAAGCGAGAAGACTTGCGGGAATTAGTGCTAGACTATGCTACGACGGCTGATTTACTGTTGTTGATTAATCCCGCCCTCGATCCTGCCCTACAAATGGATGTGGACTTTTTGAAAGATATTCGAGAACAACTGAGCGACTTGCCCATCATTACTGTTGTAACGCAAGTGGATCGACTACGACCGATACGGGAATGGGAACCTCCCTATAATTGGCAATGGGGTGATCGTCCCAAAGAAATTGCGATCCGAGAAGCGGTGGAATATCGCGCCCTTCGTTTGGCCCAGTTGAATTTAGAGCCAACTTTGGGTCAACAAATACAGGTGTTACCGGTAGTTACCCGAGATTTTCCAAGCGATCGCCCGGATTGGGGAGTGGATATGTTATCGTTAGCCTTAATCTCAGCGATCGCCCCGGCCAGTCAACTTCGCTTAGCGCGTTTTCTGCGGAATTTAGAAGCCCGTACCCTTGCCGCTACTCAAATTATCGATCATTACACCTTTCAAATGACCACTACCCAAGGCGTGACAGCACTCTTAAAAAGTCCGGTGCTTAAATTTTTGGCTACTCTCTCCACCGGTTCCCCCACCTTAGCTTATGTCTTAGCCGAACAAATCCCAGTAGAACAGTTGCCTGTGGTGATTGGTAAACTGCAAATGGCTTATGATCTTTTTAACCTTTTAAACACCAATAAAACCAGCAATTTTGATTTACTTGCCCTCTGGCCATTATTACTAGAAAATCCCACCTCTCCCGAGCGTAATGCTTGGGCATTTGGTCATGCTTTAGTAGAATACTGGACAAAAGATTTAACCATTGCCCAACTGCGAGAACGGTTTCAATATTACATATCACATACTGGCTTAAATGTCAACTAA
- a CDS encoding aldo/keto reductase: MGIFLFLLKLCSDLISRRVGTLFYFAQRQGSARDRDGAWRELETSLKRLQTNYLDLWQFHALTHDWDLDTILSKGGAIRAAIEAKKQGLIRSVGITGHHNPEIIVKGLSRYAFDTALVPINAADTLEQLEKNIRVAQQFKPLLSDELAMIEQLY; encoded by the coding sequence ATGGGAATTTTTCTATTTTTACTCAAACTTTGCTCGGATTTGATCAGCCGTAGGGTGGGCACTTTATTTTATTTCGCGCAAAGGCAAGGCAGTGCTAGAGATAGAGATGGGGCTTGGCGGGAGTTAGAAACCTCTTTAAAGCGTTTGCAAACGAATTATTTAGACCTGTGGCAGTTTCATGCTTTAACTCATGATTGGGACCTCGACACGATTTTATCAAAAGGGGGAGCTATAAGGGCGGCAATTGAGGCTAAGAAACAGGGTTTAATCCGTTCAGTGGGAATTACCGGACATCATAATCCTGAGATTATTGTTAAGGGATTGAGTCGCTATGCTTTTGATACTGCTTTAGTGCCGATTAATGCGGCCGATACGTTGGAGCAGTTAGAAAAAAATATTAGGGTGGCACAGCAATTTAAGCCACTACTTTCTGATGAATTAGCGATGATCGAACAGCTTTACTGA
- a CDS encoding DUF433 domain-containing protein, whose product MELLALYPEREELYREFPELEKEDIQQALIFASIYLNTD is encoded by the coding sequence ATTGAGTTATTAGCACTCTATCCTGAACGAGAAGAGTTATATAGAGAATTTCCTGAACTTGAAAAAGAAGATATTCAACAAGCATTAATTTTTGCTTCAATTTATTTAAATACAGATTGA